The following proteins come from a genomic window of Limosilactobacillus reuteri:
- a CDS encoding helix-turn-helix domain-containing protein, whose amino-acid sequence MGRKSKYSAEEKLLILNEVLRNGIHKVITKYKISQKTIRRWSLLYKYQGMPGLQTSHHNQSYSKEFKNSLVEQYQQTDEALDLFAIKHGLRSQRQLEQWIIRYNESNLKAYTPRKRDSKMSGRKTDFEERLTIIEELIKHDVNYNWAVEKYHISYQQVYGWYQKYRKSGNDPESLRDRRGKAKPEEKWTEVDRLKAENRLLRAQLEKQEMEIAFAKKLTEIRNREVEKDSGTKPSKN is encoded by the coding sequence ATGGGAAGAAAATCTAAATACTCAGCAGAGGAAAAACTCTTAATCCTCAATGAAGTTTTACGAAATGGAATCCATAAGGTAATAACTAAGTACAAGATTAGCCAAAAAACTATCAGGCGGTGGAGTCTTCTATACAAGTATCAGGGAATGCCAGGACTTCAAACAAGTCATCATAATCAAAGCTACTCTAAAGAATTTAAAAACTCATTGGTTGAACAATATCAACAAACAGATGAGGCATTAGATTTATTTGCGATAAAACACGGTTTACGATCTCAAAGGCAACTAGAACAATGGATTATCCGGTATAATGAATCTAACTTAAAGGCCTATACGCCAAGAAAGCGAGATTCAAAAATGAGTGGACGAAAGACTGACTTTGAAGAACGACTTACTATCATTGAAGAGTTGATTAAGCATGATGTGAACTACAATTGGGCAGTTGAAAAGTACCATATTAGTTACCAACAAGTTTATGGCTGGTATCAAAAGTATCGCAAAAGCGGTAATGACCCAGAATCACTTCGTGATCGCCGAGGCAAAGCTAAGCCAGAAGAGAAGTGGACGGAAGTTGACCGACTCAAGGCAGAAAATCGCTTATTAAGGGCTCAGCTAGAAAAGCAAGAGATGGAGATTGCGTTCGCAAAAAAATTAACAGAAATACGCAATCGGGAGGTGGAAAAGGACTCCGGTACCAAGCCATCAAAGAACTA